A single window of Candidatus Neomarinimicrobiota bacterium DNA harbors:
- a CDS encoding metal-dependent hydrolase gives MAVLTYFGHSAVQIESNDANILIDPFISENPLAPVSKEELKPDYIIITHGHGDHIGDAVEIAKASNSTVIANYEIANYFQKKGVKSAAMHIGGRKEFPFGTVKFTIAHHGSGLDTPDEGMIYMGNPCGVIVSVDGKNIYHAGDTGLFLDMKLIGEITNLDIALLPIGDNFTMGIEDAVRAADFLKAKLNIPIHYNTFDLIKADPEDFAAGLEALNLSAKTLNPGDSIEI, from the coding sequence ATGGCTGTCCTCACATATTTTGGGCATTCAGCGGTTCAGATAGAATCCAATGATGCCAATATTCTTATCGACCCGTTTATTTCAGAAAACCCGCTTGCGCCGGTCAGCAAAGAAGAATTAAAACCGGACTATATTATTATTACGCACGGTCATGGCGACCATATCGGAGACGCTGTGGAGATTGCGAAAGCGTCGAATTCCACTGTCATAGCGAATTATGAAATCGCAAATTATTTTCAAAAAAAAGGTGTGAAATCGGCGGCAATGCACATTGGGGGAAGGAAAGAATTTCCTTTTGGAACAGTCAAGTTCACCATAGCCCATCACGGCAGCGGACTCGATACTCCTGATGAGGGAATGATATATATGGGCAACCCATGTGGAGTAATCGTTTCCGTTGACGGTAAGAATATATATCATGCCGGCGATACGGGTCTGTTTTTAGATATGAAACTTATCGGCGAGATTACAAATCTTGATATTGCGCTGCTGCCGATTGGGGATAACTTTACAATGGGAATTGAAGACGCGGTTCGAGCAGCCGATTTTCTAAAGGCAAAGTTGAACATACCTATTCACTATAACACATTTGATCTTATAAAAGCTGATCCTGAGGATTTTGCGGCAGGTTTAGAAGCGCTGAATTTATCAGCTAAGACATTAAATCCGGGTGATTCAATTGAAATCTGA
- the lspA gene encoding signal peptidase II: MLKSLSVAGLVVIFDQITKQVVRNNMGVGDSFDILGTLLRFTFVENKGLAFSIKVSNLAIFTGLSFIASAVVLYYLYKYRNEGISVYLPLALIFGGAVGNMIDRVLFSKVVDFIDVGISSYRWPVFNVADSAVSVGLVWFLIASWMMKGEEKEPEVETAD, from the coding sequence GTGCTGAAATCACTTTCGGTAGCCGGTTTAGTAGTAATCTTCGACCAAATCACAAAACAGGTCGTCAGAAATAATATGGGTGTAGGCGATTCTTTCGACATTCTCGGCACTCTTCTTCGTTTTACTTTCGTGGAAAATAAAGGATTGGCTTTCAGTATAAAAGTGTCGAACCTTGCCATATTCACAGGGTTATCATTTATCGCAAGCGCTGTTGTGCTCTATTACCTGTATAAATACAGAAACGAAGGCATTAGTGTTTACCTTCCGCTTGCGCTTATCTTCGGTGGCGCAGTCGGGAATATGATTGACAGGGTTCTTTTCAGCAAGGTAGTTGATTTCATAGATGTGGGAATATCAAGTTACAGGTGGCCTGTCTTCAATGTGGCGGATTCCGCCGTTTCAGTGGGGCTTGTCTGGTTCTTAATCGCATCATGGATGATGAAAGGGGAGGAAAAAGAACCGGAAGTAGAGACAGCAGATTGA
- a CDS encoding tyrosine recombinase: MKSDVAMKPADNDVEPGEHLKKHKSDFLTALKDQLNYSDKTIEAYSLDIRQFTEFLVIYHSNPGVLIEEIDRTAVRHFLGKLTEDGISRKSASRKLAALKSWFKYLAREGVLRVNPAKNVVFPKVEKKLPTPLSVDEALRLLMAPVRNTFAGARDSALLELLYGTGARLSEVAALSVQDLNIESGSLKLQGKGSKDRIVPLGKPGWDSIENYLVYRESKKYDESVTALFLNKSGKRLSGRGIQRIVKKYMDMTVEKNAKYPHVLRHSFATHLLERGADLNAVKELLGHEDLTTTQLYTHVEAEGLKKTYRQAHPRAGFENSEK; the protein is encoded by the coding sequence TTGAAATCTGATGTCGCTATGAAACCGGCGGACAATGATGTTGAGCCGGGAGAGCATCTGAAAAAACATAAATCAGATTTTTTGACCGCGTTAAAGGATCAGCTGAATTATTCCGATAAAACTATTGAAGCATATTCATTGGACATACGGCAATTTACGGAATTTTTAGTGATATATCATTCCAATCCGGGGGTTTTAATAGAAGAGATTGACCGGACCGCGGTGCGGCATTTCCTCGGAAAACTGACCGAGGACGGTATCAGCCGAAAGAGCGCCTCGAGAAAGCTGGCAGCTCTTAAATCATGGTTCAAATACTTAGCGAGAGAAGGCGTTCTGCGTGTGAACCCGGCGAAGAATGTCGTGTTCCCTAAGGTGGAAAAGAAACTTCCCACACCGCTATCCGTTGATGAAGCCCTCAGGCTTCTGATGGCTCCCGTCAGAAATACCTTTGCGGGAGCGAGAGATTCCGCGCTGTTGGAACTATTGTACGGAACCGGCGCTCGGCTTTCTGAAGTCGCCGCTCTGAGCGTTCAAGACCTCAATATTGAATCAGGGAGTCTGAAATTACAGGGGAAGGGTTCAAAAGATAGGATCGTTCCGCTGGGAAAACCGGGATGGGATTCTATTGAAAACTATCTGGTTTATCGCGAATCAAAAAAATATGATGAATCAGTTACGGCATTATTCCTGAACAAGAGCGGCAAAAGACTTTCCGGAAGAGGAATACAGCGGATAGTAAAAAAATATATGGATATGACGGTGGAAAAAAACGCGAAATATCCTCATGTGCTGCGGCACTCTTTTGCCACACATTTGCTTGAAAGAGGCGCGGATTTGAATGCCGTCAAAGAATTGCTCGGTCACGAAGATTTGACTACTACCCAGCTATATACTCACGTGGAAGCGGAAGGATTGAAAAAAACATATAGACAGGCACACCCGAGAGCAGGCTTTGAAAACAGTGAGAAATAA
- a CDS encoding TraR/DksA C4-type zinc finger protein: protein MNKKDKTRYKKIILDKREILVEELGELKETAIEKSSRRSSGDASNYSFHMADLGTDSEEREKAYLFLARENKYLGYLNEALERLERGEYGVCKVCGEAIPDKRLEAVPHATMCVPCKTEVKVNGI, encoded by the coding sequence ATGAATAAAAAAGACAAAACGCGATATAAAAAAATAATACTTGATAAGCGTGAGATTCTGGTAGAAGAGTTAGGGGAATTGAAAGAAACGGCGATAGAAAAATCCTCTCGCCGATCTTCCGGAGATGCCTCAAATTATTCATTCCATATGGCTGATTTAGGGACAGATTCTGAGGAAAGAGAAAAGGCTTATCTGTTCTTAGCAAGAGAAAACAAGTACCTGGGCTATCTTAATGAGGCGCTTGAAAGGCTCGAACGCGGGGAATACGGAGTATGCAAAGTGTGTGGAGAAGCCATTCCGGATAAACGGTTAGAGGCAGTTCCTCATGCGACTATGTGTGTTCCCTGCAAGACTGAAGTCAAAGTAAACGGCATTTAA
- the raiA gene encoding ribosome-associated translation inhibitor RaiA produces MKIEITARNFKLSNKLKKYIENEINSLEKHYDRILDCQVILEEVKNDRIAELILRVYGKNLVTKDTSDEIFKSVDGAAEKLRRRLKKYKQKLKDFDHIGKDFYQMELE; encoded by the coding sequence ATGAAGATAGAGATAACGGCGAGAAATTTTAAATTGAGCAATAAACTCAAAAAATATATAGAAAACGAAATTAACAGTCTCGAAAAACATTATGACCGGATATTAGACTGTCAGGTGATCCTTGAAGAAGTTAAAAACGATAGAATAGCGGAGCTGATACTACGAGTTTACGGAAAGAATCTTGTCACAAAGGATACAAGCGACGAAATATTTAAATCAGTAGATGGAGCCGCAGAAAAACTCAGAAGACGGCTGAAGAAGTACAAACAGAAACTTAAAGATTTTGATCATATCGGAAAAGACTTCTATCAAATGGAATTAGAATAG
- a CDS encoding RluA family pseudouridine synthase: MDDERGGKRTGSRDSRLSNQLTIAVPENKKPERIDVFLSRQIGDLSRSQLKRLITGADVLVNGKPVRPSYMIDPGEKIEITIPGPEPIKAEPEDIPLDIVFEDESLIVINKTAGIVVHPARGNLRGTLVNALLHYSNSLSSGSDEFRPGIVHRLDKGTSGLIMIAKNDTVHAAITNKFMLREIKKEYSAIIWDKMPKNEGKIDESVGRSKKDRTKMAAGVIGKSAVTNYSVDVVMDFTSLLTLRPLTGRTHQLRVHFAHIDRPIFGDAEYGGRGRMAGMITPERRKVAVKALDLISRQALHASRLTLDHPVTGKEIEFYCPLPEDFKSVLEQFEVEKYTK, translated from the coding sequence ATGGATGATGAAAGGGGAGGAAAAAGAACCGGAAGTAGAGACAGCAGATTGAGCAACCAGCTCACAATTGCTGTTCCTGAAAATAAAAAACCTGAACGGATAGATGTGTTTCTCTCAAGGCAGATTGGTGATCTAAGCCGTAGTCAACTCAAACGGCTCATAACAGGAGCCGACGTTCTTGTTAACGGTAAGCCTGTCCGTCCAAGTTATATGATCGACCCGGGCGAAAAAATTGAAATAACGATTCCCGGCCCCGAACCAATCAAGGCAGAGCCTGAAGATATTCCATTAGATATTGTTTTTGAAGACGAAAGCTTAATAGTCATAAACAAGACTGCCGGTATAGTGGTTCATCCTGCAAGGGGGAATTTGCGCGGCACTCTTGTAAATGCACTGCTCCATTATTCAAATTCTCTTTCTTCCGGCAGTGACGAATTCAGACCGGGAATTGTCCATCGGCTCGATAAAGGAACGAGCGGACTCATTATGATTGCGAAGAACGACACCGTACACGCGGCAATAACAAATAAATTTATGTTAAGAGAAATAAAAAAAGAATACAGCGCGATTATTTGGGATAAAATGCCAAAAAATGAAGGAAAGATTGACGAATCGGTGGGCAGGAGCAAGAAAGACAGAACTAAAATGGCGGCCGGCGTGATTGGCAAATCAGCAGTCACAAACTATTCTGTCGATGTGGTGATGGATTTCACTTCTCTGCTTACTCTGCGGCCGCTCACCGGAAGAACCCATCAGCTGCGGGTTCATTTCGCTCATATTGACCGACCAATATTCGGCGATGCGGAGTACGGGGGACGCGGGCGAATGGCTGGGATGATCACTCCTGAGAGAAGAAAAGTTGCTGTTAAGGCGTTGGATCTCATTTCAAGACAAGCTCTTCACGCCAGCAGATTGACACTTGACCATCCTGTGACAGGTAAGGAGATTGAGTTTTATTGTCCGCTTCCGGAGGATTTTAAATCTGTGCTTGAACAGTTTGAAGTAGAAAAATACACCAAATAG